The Struthio camelus isolate bStrCam1 chromosome 5, bStrCam1.hap1, whole genome shotgun sequence genome has a segment encoding these proteins:
- the INF2 gene encoding inverted formin-2 isoform X2, translated as MLFGRRCEEDKLFTMSIKKEGAHKKWAALKEKLGPQETDQTEANLENAEPELCIRLLQMPSVVNYSGLKKRLENSDDTWMVQFLELCGLDLLLEALDRLSGRGVARISDALLQLTCINCVRAVMNSHKGIEYIVSNEGYVRKLFQALDTTNVMVKKQVFELLAALCIYSSDGHTLALDALDHYKSVKNQQYRFSVIMNELSNTDNVPYMVTLLSAINAIILGKEELRTRTQIRNEFIGLQLLDILDKLRDIEEEDLIIQCDTFEEFKIEDDEELLKICDGINMNDHHEVFSSLFNKVSRSPVSIQLLSILQSLLHLEPSHHSSLLLWESLDAVVNRAILLANDIQGNTVEEVIERLLSIKKHPNKQKRAENRLSGNTSEGVQTELEVCASAVQSPVGSTNPSKAPEPPSGPPAAEEILSSQLSACSASPETFTPAPSAAPAPAPPPPAPPPLLPGMAAMPPACPMVDVPPAPPLPGMPSPSAPPLLGMAAIPPPPPLPGMAAIPPPPPLPGMGGIPPPPPLPGMGGIPPPPPLLSMGGIPPPPPLPGMGGIPPPPPLPGMGGIPPPPPPLPGMAPAPGDHIEAIVAAQFSCPVGSSRPIRKAVKTPTLRMKKLNWQKLPSNVVREGHSMWASVSSSSEETIEPNYTSIEQLFCFPQPTPKEKTAAPVKAEPKEITFLDSKKSLNLNIFLKQFKCSNEEVAAMVRNGDRTKFDVEVLKQLLKLLPEKHEIENLKACKEEKSKLANADQFYLLLLQIPSYQLRIECMLICEETNVVLDMIQPKAEVIRRACEDLLNSHRLPLFCQLILKVGNFLNYGSHTGDADGFKISTLLKLTETKANQTRITLLHHILEEVENSHTDLLELPKDLEYVSKAAGINLDIIHSESSANLKKLLELQRKISSSDDDVKQQYEKPIQDSIDASRKLEEEFETIERKREELANYLCEDSSKLSLEDIFNTMKTFRDLFIRALKENKDRKEQAAKAEKRKKQLEEEEAKRQKGEDGKVIKKGAVKQEDVCVIDALLADIRKGFTLRKTKNRHESDALPKILPVESPEESQPGKSINDPQAAEKQINNKKRQSSNGRPSESSPSSATALTETGKDVTNASASNQALSKENTEGNLPPESQTEGSSVSSTEVDGAGQPKQGAGMQQADGLVSLQENTESGVIAFSATSIGTGIKFASSSLSTVLRDQLNGSVSPEDQDNESQPDGSESVRPANEPSNPQLSKNGVDPGSAQSTPFDEAHQAGSREMAKENEDPGTDSLLDTSQEKSFSEEPATDSSCSATLPPGETYSDREKQRTSGKRKKKKRHSKSYTEVDTDTGDNKTKKDCVVH; from the exons gatAAATTGTTTACGATGTCCATCAAAAAGGAAGGTGCCCACAAAAAATGGGCTGCCCTGAAGGAGAAACTCGGGCCCCAGGAGACAGACCAGACAGAGGCCAACCTGGAAAATGCAGAACCAGAGCTGTGCATCCGCCTCCTACAAATGCCTTCCGTGGTGAACTACTCCGGGCTGAAAAAGCGGCTGGAGAACAGCGACGACACTTGGATGGTCCAGTTCCTGGAGCTCTGTGGGCTCGACCTCCTCTTGGAGGCCCTGGACAGGCTATCTGGACGAGGGGTGGCCAGGATTTCTGACGCCTTGCTTCAGCTCACCTGCATTAATTGTGTGCGAGCAGTGATGAACTCCCACAAAGGGATCGAATACATTGTCAGCAATGAGGGCTATGTCAGAAAACTCTTCCAAG cacttGACACAACTAATGTCATGGTCAAAAAGCAAGTATTTGAGCTCTTGGCTGCACTGTGCATTTATTCATCGGATGGCCACACTTTGGCTTTGGATGCTCTGGACCATTACAAG AGTGTGAAGAACCAGCAGTATCGATTCAGTGTCATAATGAATGAGCTCTCAAATACAGATAACGTACCATACATGGTGACACTGCTGAGTGCTATCAATGCCATAATATTGGGGAAAGAAGAGCTAAGAACAAGAACACAAATCAGAAACGAGTTCATAG gGCTTCAGTTGTTGGATATTTTAGACAAGCTAAG AGACATAGAGGAGGAGGATCTGATTATCCAGTGTGATACATTTGAGGAGTTCAAGATAGAAGATGATGAGGAATTGTTAAAGATATGTGATGGGATAAACATGAACGATCATCATGAGGTCTTTTCATCTCTCTTCAATAAA GTGAGCCGCTCTCCAGTCTCCATCCAGCTGTTGTCCATCCTCCAGAGCCTTCTGCACCTGGAACCATCTCACCACTCCAGCCTCTTGCTATGGGAGTCCCTGGATGCTGTAGTGAACAGAGCCATTTTGCTCGCAAATGACA TCCAAGGGAACACAGTTGAAGAAGTCATCGAGAGGTTGTTATCTATCAAGAAACATCCAAACAAGCAAAAGCGAGCTGAAAACCGTCTGTCCGGGAATACAAGTGAAGGTGTTCAGACTGAACTGGAAGTGTGTGCGAGTGCAGTTCAGAGTCCTGTGGGATCAACTAACCCCTCCAAGGCACCAGAACCTCCATCAGGGCCACCTGCTGCAGAAGAGATCTTATCctcccagctctcagcctgctcGGCTTCACCGGAGACGTTTACCCCTGCACCAAgcgctgcccctgccccggcACCTCCACCTCCAGCACCCCCTCCCTTGCTCCCAGGCATGGCAGCCATGCCCCCTGCATGCCCCATGGTGGAtgtgcctccagcccctccactcCCAGGCATGCCTtcaccctctgcacccccacttcTTGGTATGGCAGCCATACCACCCCCTCCACCGCTGCCTGGCATGGCAGCCATACCACCCCCTCCACCGCTACCTGGCATGGGGGGcatcccacccccacccccactgcCTGGCATGGGGGGAATTCCACCCCCTCCACCACTACTCAGCATGGGGGGCATCCCACCCCCTCCACCGCTGCCCGGCATGGGGGGCATCCCACCCCCTCCACCACTGCCTGGCATGGGGGGCATCccacccccgccgcctcccctgcCCGGCATGGCGCCCGCCCCAGGAGATCATATAGAAGCCATTGTGGCTGCCCAATTCAGTTGCCCGGTCGGCTCCAGCAGGCCCATCCGCAAAGCGGTGAAGACACCGACACTGAGAATGAAGAAGTtgaactggcagaagctgccctccAACGTGGTGAGAG AAGGTCACTCGATGTGGGCTTCAGTGAGTAGCAGCAGCGAGGAAACCATAGAGCCCAATTATACAAGCATAGAGCAACTGTTTTGCTTTCCGCAACCAACCCCCAAGGAGAAAACGGCTGCACCAGTGAAGGCAGAACCGAAGGAG atCACATTTTTGGACTCCAAGAAAAGTCTCAATTTGAACATATTTTTGAAGCAATTTAAATG ctcCAATGAAGAGGTGGCTGCCATGGTCCGGAACGGGGACAGGACCAAGTTTGATGTTGAGGTGCTGAAGCAGTTGCTCAAGCTGCTGCCTGAAAAGCATGAG ATAGAAAACCTGAAGGCCTGCAAAGAAGAGAAATCAAAGCTAGCAAATGCGGATCAGTTTTATCTTCTCCTCCTTCAGATTCCCAG CTACCAGCTGAGAATTGAATGTATGCTGATCTGTGAAGAAACCAACGTTGTGCTGGACATGATTCAGCCAAAAGCTGAAGTCATCCGGAGAGCCTGTGAAG atcttcTGAACAGTCATCGTCTGCCACTCTTTTGTCAACTGATTCTCAAAGTTGGAAACTTTCTGAACTAT GGAAGTCATACAGGCGACGCTGATGGATTTAAAATCAGCACTTTACTCAAACTAACAGAAACCAAAGCAAACCAAACCCGCATTACGCTGCTCCACCATATTCTGGAG gAAGTAGAAAACAGCCACACGGACCTCCTGGAACTGCCAAAGGACCTTGAATATGTTTCGAAAGCAGCAGG AATTAATCTTGACATTATACACTCGGAGTCCAGTGCCAATTTAAAGAAGTTGCTGGAGCTTCAGCGAAAGATCTCATCATCAGATGACGATGTGAAACAACAGTACGAGAAACCTATCCAG GATAGCATTGATGCCTCTAGAAAGCTGGAAGAGGAATTCGAAACCattgaaaggaagagagaagaacttGCAAATTATCTCTGTGAAGACTCAAGCAAGTTGTCCTTAGAGGACATATTTAACACCATGAAGACCTTCAGAGATCTCTTCATCCGAGCCTTGAAG GAAAACAAGGACAGAAAGGAGcaagctgcaaaagcagagaagaggaagaaacagctgGAAGAAGAAGAGGCTAAGAGACAGAAGGGAGAAGATGGAAAAGTca TTAAGAAGGGAGCGGTGAAGCAGGAGGACGTGTGCGTCATCGATGCATTGCTGGCCGACATAAGGAAAGGGTTCACGCTGAGGAAGACAAAGAACAGACACGAGTCGGATGCGCTTCCTAAAATCTTGCCAGTGGAGAGCCCAGAGGAGAGCCAGCCTG gaaagaGCATTAATGATCcacaagcagcagaaaaacaaatcaataatAAGAAAAGGCAAAGCAGCAATGGTCGTCCCTCAGAAAGCTCTCCCTCCTCAGCCACTGCCCTAACAGAGACAGGTAAAGATGTTACAAATGCCTCAGCTTCAAACCAGGCTTTAtctaaagaaaacactgaaggaaATTTGCCACCAGAGTCCCAAACTGAAGGCTCATCTGTCAGCTCAACGGAAGTTGATGGGGCCGGTCAGCCCAAGCAGggagcaggcatgcagcaggcagaCGGCTTGGTAAGCCTGCAGGAGAACACCGAGAGCGGCGTCATTGCCTTCTCTGCCACCAGTATAGGCACTGGGATAAAGTTCGCGAGCAGCAGTTTGAGCACTGTTCTGAGAGACCAGCTCAATGGGTCCGTTTCTCCAGAAGACCAGGACAACGAATCCCAACCTGATGGTTCAGAGAGCGTCAGGCCAGCTAACGAGCCAAGCAATCCCCAGCTAAGCAAGAATGGAGTAGATCCTGGCAGTGCTCAGTCCACTCCCTTTGATGAGGCTCATCAGGCAGGGTCAAGAGAGATGGCGAAGGAAAATGAAGACCCTGGTACAGACTCACTGTTGGACACTTCTCAAGAGAAGTCCTTCTCAGAGGAGCCAGCCACCGATTCTTCCTGTTCAGCAACGCTCCCCCCTGGAGAAACTTATAGTGACAGGGAAAAGCAAAGAACATCGGGGAAacggaaaaagaagaagaggcaCAGCAAAAGCTACACAG AGGTTGACACTGATACTGgagataataaaacaaaaaaagattgtgTGGTACACTGA
- the INF2 gene encoding inverted formin-2 isoform X1, translated as MLFGRRCEEDKLFTMSIKKEGAHKKWAALKEKLGPQETDQTEANLENAEPELCIRLLQMPSVVNYSGLKKRLENSDDTWMVQFLELCGLDLLLEALDRLSGRGVARISDALLQLTCINCVRAVMNSHKGIEYIVSNEGYVRKLFQALDTTNVMVKKQVFELLAALCIYSSDGHTLALDALDHYKSVKNQQYRFSVIMNELSNTDNVPYMVTLLSAINAIILGKEELRTRTQIRNEFIGLQLLDILDKLRDIEEEDLIIQCDTFEEFKIEDDEELLKICDGINMNDHHEVFSSLFNKVSRSPVSIQLLSILQSLLHLEPSHHSSLLLWESLDAVVNRAILLANDIQGNTVEEVIERLLSIKKHPNKQKRAENRLSGNTSEGVQTELEVCASAVQSPVGSTNPSKAPEPPSGPPAAEEILSSQLSACSASPETFTPAPSAAPAPAPPPPAPPPLLPGMAAMPPACPMVDVPPAPPLPGMPSPSAPPLLGMAAIPPPPPLPGMAAIPPPPPLPGMGGIPPPPPLPGMGGIPPPPPLLSMGGIPPPPPLPGMGGIPPPPPLPGMGGIPPPPPPLPGMAPAPGDHIEAIVAAQFSCPVGSSRPIRKAVKTPTLRMKKLNWQKLPSNVVREGHSMWASVSSSSEETIEPNYTSIEQLFCFPQPTPKEKTAAPVKAEPKEITFLDSKKSLNLNIFLKQFKCSNEEVAAMVRNGDRTKFDVEVLKQLLKLLPEKHEIENLKACKEEKSKLANADQFYLLLLQIPSYQLRIECMLICEETNVVLDMIQPKAEVIRRACEDLLNSHRLPLFCQLILKVGNFLNYGSHTGDADGFKISTLLKLTETKANQTRITLLHHILEEVENSHTDLLELPKDLEYVSKAAGINLDIIHSESSANLKKLLELQRKISSSDDDVKQQYEKPIQDSIDASRKLEEEFETIERKREELANYLCEDSSKLSLEDIFNTMKTFRDLFIRALKENKDRKEQAAKAEKRKKQLEEEEAKRQKGEDGKVIKKGAVKQEDVCVIDALLADIRKGFTLRKTKNRHESDALPKILPVESPEESQPGKSINDPQAAEKQINNKKRQSSNGRPSESSPSSATALTETGKDVTNASASNQALSKENTEGNLPPESQTEGSSVSSTEVDGAGQPKQGAGMQQADGLVSLQENTESGVIAFSATSIGTGIKFASSSLSTVLRDQLNGSVSPEDQDNESQPDGSESVRPANEPSNPQLSKNGVDPGSAQSTPFDEAHQAGSREMAKENEDPGTDSLLDTSQEKSFSEEPATDSSCSATLPPGETYSDREKQRTSGKRKKKKRHSKSYTAEVDTDTGDNKTKKDCVVH; from the exons gatAAATTGTTTACGATGTCCATCAAAAAGGAAGGTGCCCACAAAAAATGGGCTGCCCTGAAGGAGAAACTCGGGCCCCAGGAGACAGACCAGACAGAGGCCAACCTGGAAAATGCAGAACCAGAGCTGTGCATCCGCCTCCTACAAATGCCTTCCGTGGTGAACTACTCCGGGCTGAAAAAGCGGCTGGAGAACAGCGACGACACTTGGATGGTCCAGTTCCTGGAGCTCTGTGGGCTCGACCTCCTCTTGGAGGCCCTGGACAGGCTATCTGGACGAGGGGTGGCCAGGATTTCTGACGCCTTGCTTCAGCTCACCTGCATTAATTGTGTGCGAGCAGTGATGAACTCCCACAAAGGGATCGAATACATTGTCAGCAATGAGGGCTATGTCAGAAAACTCTTCCAAG cacttGACACAACTAATGTCATGGTCAAAAAGCAAGTATTTGAGCTCTTGGCTGCACTGTGCATTTATTCATCGGATGGCCACACTTTGGCTTTGGATGCTCTGGACCATTACAAG AGTGTGAAGAACCAGCAGTATCGATTCAGTGTCATAATGAATGAGCTCTCAAATACAGATAACGTACCATACATGGTGACACTGCTGAGTGCTATCAATGCCATAATATTGGGGAAAGAAGAGCTAAGAACAAGAACACAAATCAGAAACGAGTTCATAG gGCTTCAGTTGTTGGATATTTTAGACAAGCTAAG AGACATAGAGGAGGAGGATCTGATTATCCAGTGTGATACATTTGAGGAGTTCAAGATAGAAGATGATGAGGAATTGTTAAAGATATGTGATGGGATAAACATGAACGATCATCATGAGGTCTTTTCATCTCTCTTCAATAAA GTGAGCCGCTCTCCAGTCTCCATCCAGCTGTTGTCCATCCTCCAGAGCCTTCTGCACCTGGAACCATCTCACCACTCCAGCCTCTTGCTATGGGAGTCCCTGGATGCTGTAGTGAACAGAGCCATTTTGCTCGCAAATGACA TCCAAGGGAACACAGTTGAAGAAGTCATCGAGAGGTTGTTATCTATCAAGAAACATCCAAACAAGCAAAAGCGAGCTGAAAACCGTCTGTCCGGGAATACAAGTGAAGGTGTTCAGACTGAACTGGAAGTGTGTGCGAGTGCAGTTCAGAGTCCTGTGGGATCAACTAACCCCTCCAAGGCACCAGAACCTCCATCAGGGCCACCTGCTGCAGAAGAGATCTTATCctcccagctctcagcctgctcGGCTTCACCGGAGACGTTTACCCCTGCACCAAgcgctgcccctgccccggcACCTCCACCTCCAGCACCCCCTCCCTTGCTCCCAGGCATGGCAGCCATGCCCCCTGCATGCCCCATGGTGGAtgtgcctccagcccctccactcCCAGGCATGCCTtcaccctctgcacccccacttcTTGGTATGGCAGCCATACCACCCCCTCCACCGCTGCCTGGCATGGCAGCCATACCACCCCCTCCACCGCTACCTGGCATGGGGGGcatcccacccccacccccactgcCTGGCATGGGGGGAATTCCACCCCCTCCACCACTACTCAGCATGGGGGGCATCCCACCCCCTCCACCGCTGCCCGGCATGGGGGGCATCCCACCCCCTCCACCACTGCCTGGCATGGGGGGCATCccacccccgccgcctcccctgcCCGGCATGGCGCCCGCCCCAGGAGATCATATAGAAGCCATTGTGGCTGCCCAATTCAGTTGCCCGGTCGGCTCCAGCAGGCCCATCCGCAAAGCGGTGAAGACACCGACACTGAGAATGAAGAAGTtgaactggcagaagctgccctccAACGTGGTGAGAG AAGGTCACTCGATGTGGGCTTCAGTGAGTAGCAGCAGCGAGGAAACCATAGAGCCCAATTATACAAGCATAGAGCAACTGTTTTGCTTTCCGCAACCAACCCCCAAGGAGAAAACGGCTGCACCAGTGAAGGCAGAACCGAAGGAG atCACATTTTTGGACTCCAAGAAAAGTCTCAATTTGAACATATTTTTGAAGCAATTTAAATG ctcCAATGAAGAGGTGGCTGCCATGGTCCGGAACGGGGACAGGACCAAGTTTGATGTTGAGGTGCTGAAGCAGTTGCTCAAGCTGCTGCCTGAAAAGCATGAG ATAGAAAACCTGAAGGCCTGCAAAGAAGAGAAATCAAAGCTAGCAAATGCGGATCAGTTTTATCTTCTCCTCCTTCAGATTCCCAG CTACCAGCTGAGAATTGAATGTATGCTGATCTGTGAAGAAACCAACGTTGTGCTGGACATGATTCAGCCAAAAGCTGAAGTCATCCGGAGAGCCTGTGAAG atcttcTGAACAGTCATCGTCTGCCACTCTTTTGTCAACTGATTCTCAAAGTTGGAAACTTTCTGAACTAT GGAAGTCATACAGGCGACGCTGATGGATTTAAAATCAGCACTTTACTCAAACTAACAGAAACCAAAGCAAACCAAACCCGCATTACGCTGCTCCACCATATTCTGGAG gAAGTAGAAAACAGCCACACGGACCTCCTGGAACTGCCAAAGGACCTTGAATATGTTTCGAAAGCAGCAGG AATTAATCTTGACATTATACACTCGGAGTCCAGTGCCAATTTAAAGAAGTTGCTGGAGCTTCAGCGAAAGATCTCATCATCAGATGACGATGTGAAACAACAGTACGAGAAACCTATCCAG GATAGCATTGATGCCTCTAGAAAGCTGGAAGAGGAATTCGAAACCattgaaaggaagagagaagaacttGCAAATTATCTCTGTGAAGACTCAAGCAAGTTGTCCTTAGAGGACATATTTAACACCATGAAGACCTTCAGAGATCTCTTCATCCGAGCCTTGAAG GAAAACAAGGACAGAAAGGAGcaagctgcaaaagcagagaagaggaagaaacagctgGAAGAAGAAGAGGCTAAGAGACAGAAGGGAGAAGATGGAAAAGTca TTAAGAAGGGAGCGGTGAAGCAGGAGGACGTGTGCGTCATCGATGCATTGCTGGCCGACATAAGGAAAGGGTTCACGCTGAGGAAGACAAAGAACAGACACGAGTCGGATGCGCTTCCTAAAATCTTGCCAGTGGAGAGCCCAGAGGAGAGCCAGCCTG gaaagaGCATTAATGATCcacaagcagcagaaaaacaaatcaataatAAGAAAAGGCAAAGCAGCAATGGTCGTCCCTCAGAAAGCTCTCCCTCCTCAGCCACTGCCCTAACAGAGACAGGTAAAGATGTTACAAATGCCTCAGCTTCAAACCAGGCTTTAtctaaagaaaacactgaaggaaATTTGCCACCAGAGTCCCAAACTGAAGGCTCATCTGTCAGCTCAACGGAAGTTGATGGGGCCGGTCAGCCCAAGCAGggagcaggcatgcagcaggcagaCGGCTTGGTAAGCCTGCAGGAGAACACCGAGAGCGGCGTCATTGCCTTCTCTGCCACCAGTATAGGCACTGGGATAAAGTTCGCGAGCAGCAGTTTGAGCACTGTTCTGAGAGACCAGCTCAATGGGTCCGTTTCTCCAGAAGACCAGGACAACGAATCCCAACCTGATGGTTCAGAGAGCGTCAGGCCAGCTAACGAGCCAAGCAATCCCCAGCTAAGCAAGAATGGAGTAGATCCTGGCAGTGCTCAGTCCACTCCCTTTGATGAGGCTCATCAGGCAGGGTCAAGAGAGATGGCGAAGGAAAATGAAGACCCTGGTACAGACTCACTGTTGGACACTTCTCAAGAGAAGTCCTTCTCAGAGGAGCCAGCCACCGATTCTTCCTGTTCAGCAACGCTCCCCCCTGGAGAAACTTATAGTGACAGGGAAAAGCAAAGAACATCGGGGAAacggaaaaagaagaagaggcaCAGCAAAAGCTACACAG cagAGGTTGACACTGATACTGgagataataaaacaaaaaaagattgtgTGGTACACTGA